In Chloroflexota bacterium, a single window of DNA contains:
- the holA gene encoding DNA polymerase III subunit delta, which produces MIYVLHGADDYSLHNRLEELKGEGDGESLSLNTTSFDGQQLTLSDLITACDALPFLGRSRLVIVEGLLSRFEPKEGGRQPDLGEWQALGGHASRMPPTTTLVLVDGKIGKNNPLLKRLKPVSEVEEFPAVRGAKLHQWIQSRVASSGGRISPQAVKLLSDLAGDSLWALANEIEKLCLYSRGRRIEEGDVRQVTTYAREATIFNLIDAIVEKRIKAALQLLHQSLAEGMAPPYLLAMLTRQLRLMIQARELGTQRLSMAQKQEQLGLAPNYPVEKLLSQSARYPMPRLIQIHRKLLEADIAIKTGRLGDRLALDLLVAEVCS; this is translated from the coding sequence TTGATCTACGTGTTGCATGGTGCCGACGATTACTCCCTGCACAACAGGCTAGAGGAGCTTAAAGGTGAGGGGGACGGGGAGTCGCTGTCCCTCAATACCACCTCTTTTGACGGTCAACAGCTGACCCTGTCCGACCTCATCACTGCCTGTGATGCCCTCCCTTTTCTGGGGAGAAGCCGACTGGTTATTGTAGAAGGGTTGCTCAGCCGCTTTGAGCCAAAAGAAGGAGGGCGTCAGCCCGACCTGGGCGAATGGCAGGCTCTGGGCGGTCATGCTTCCCGGATGCCCCCGACTACCACGCTGGTCTTAGTTGACGGCAAAATAGGTAAGAATAACCCCTTGCTCAAGAGGCTCAAGCCGGTTTCGGAGGTGGAGGAGTTCCCTGCGGTAAGGGGCGCTAAGTTGCACCAGTGGATTCAGTCCCGGGTAGCCAGCAGCGGCGGAAGAATATCCCCTCAGGCGGTGAAGCTCTTGAGCGACCTGGCTGGAGACAGCCTCTGGGCGCTGGCCAACGAGATCGAGAAGCTGTGCCTCTACTCCCGCGGAAGGCGCATCGAAGAGGGGGACGTGCGGCAGGTGACCACCTACGCCCGGGAAGCCACGATTTTCAATCTGATAGACGCTATCGTAGAAAAAAGGATCAAGGCGGCCTTGCAGTTGCTGCATCAGTCGCTGGCCGAGGGCATGGCGCCTCCCTATCTGCTGGCTATGCTTACCCGGCAGCTCCGCCTTATGATCCAGGCCCGGGAGCTCGGCACGCAGCGGCTCTCTATGGCGCAGAAGCAGGAGCAGCTAGGTCTGGCGCCCAACTACCCTGTCGAGAAGCTGCTGAGCCAAAGCGCCCGATACCCCATGCCACGGTTGATCCAAATTCACCGGAAGCTTCTGGAGGCGGACATAGCCATTAAGACAGGGAGGTTGGGGGACAGGCTCGCCCTGGACCTGCTGGTGGCCGAGGTCTGCTCATAA